CAGTTTTTTCAGCTCGGTGGCGCCGGCCTCCTTCTCCACCGCCCCGCCGGTCAGGAACAGGGCGCACTTGTACATGGCGTTGTTGAGCATGTGAAAAATGCCGCCGGCGATGCCGATGGGCACCCCGGTGCCGATCCCCAGGATCATATAGCCCACCTGGCTGATGGCGTGGAACGATAAAAGTTTTTTATAGTCCTTCTGCACCAGGGCCATCATCACCGCCAGCACTATGGTGATGGCGCCGATGGTCATCAGGAACAGGGACATGGCGCTGTTCATGGGGATGGTGAAAAATTCCAGCGAGATCCTGGCCAAAAGATAGATGCCCAGCAGTTTTTCCAGGGCCGCCGGCAGGTAGGCCATAAAAGGCAACGGTGCGTCAATGGCGGCGTCCGGTATCCAGGTGTGGAATGGCATGACCCCGGCCTTGGCCATGGCGCCCAGGGCCATCAGTATGAAGGCCGCACCGGCTAGTCCGGTCGGCTGCAAATAATGGACGTCGGACATGGTCAGGGTCCCGGTTAAAGACCACAAAAAGACGCTCCCCAGTATTAGGCAGAAGTCGGCCAGCCCGGAGATGATCAGGGCCTTGGCAGCGGTAATGTGCGACTGCTTGTGCCCTAATGTGATCATGCCGTAGAGCGTTACCAGCAGGCCTTCCCAGAAGAACAGCAGCACCATGAAATTGTTGGCCAGAATGGCCCCGTTGGCCAGCCCGGCGGTGATCAAAAAGTAGGCAAAGAATTCCCGGGCCCGCCATTTGTCGCGCATGCAGGCGGCCGAGTACAGGGTCAGCAGGAACCCGAACCCGGCGGCGGCCAGCAGGATGAAGCGCGGCAGATGATAGGCATAAAGGTCGAAGTTTATCCCGAACGAGGTCCAGGGCAGGAAAAGCCTGAGGCCCACTCCCCCGCTTTTAAAGATCAGGGCCGCGTAATATAGGGCGATGGCGGACACCGCCACGGCCAGCGCTTCCTTGACCCATTTGAGGCCCTTGGGCAGTATCAGCACCGCCAGGCCGGCCAGGACCGGCGCCAGGATCGGTATTAAAAGAATGTTGGGATTCATCTTTAAACTCGGTATTTAAAATTTTTATTTGATATTTCTTAAACTACTTTACCACTGTTGTCACTTTTACCACGGAATCACTGAATAACGGAAACACTGAATATATTACCACTCACCATTAGAGCCATTTAATTTAAGTTTCTTTTCCGTGTTTTTATTTTTCCGTGTTTCCGTGGTAAGCCCCGTGGTAAGGTCCCCGTTTAGCGCACCAGGCCGATGATGTCGTGGATGGCCGGATTGCCCATGACGTCGCGCACCGCGATGTTGATCAGGTCCATCGGGTATTTCACCAGGATCCCGGCCGCCAGCGACAAGAAAGCCAGCGAAGCCACCACCCAGACCATGGTGGGCGTCCCCTCGTGATGGGCGTGGATCGAGTGGTCCCGGGCCTCGCCCAAGAAGACCAGGTTGAAAAGCCTCAGCAGGTAGACCAGGGTCAGCAGCGCGGTGAAGATGGCCAGCGAACCTATGGCGATGTTGCCGGACTTGATGATCCCCTGGATAACCAGAAATTTGGAGAAGAAGCCTCCGAAGGGCGGGATCCCCACGATGGAGAAGATGCACATGATGAAGGCCACCGCGGTTATAGGCATGGCCTTGAACAGCCCGCCCATCTTGGTGATGTCCTTGGTGCCGGCGCCGTGTTCGATCACCCCGGCGGCCAGGAACAGTCCGCCCTTGGCCAGCCCGTGCATCAATATGAACAGCAGGGCCCCGGCCATTCCGATGGTGTTAAAGGCCGCCAGGCCCATGAAGATGTAGCCGATCTGGCTGATGGTGGAATAGGCCAGGATCCTCTTGATGTTGGTGTCCCAGAGGGCGGCCGCGGCCGAGACCATGGCCGAGATCAGGCCCACTGTCATCAGGATGGTCTGCCAATCGGCCGGGATGGCGAAAGTGAAGTTGAACATCCGGGCAAAGGCATAGACCCCGATCTTGACCAGCACCGCCGCGTGCAGCAGGGCGGTAACCGGGGTGGGGGCCACGCCGGCGTCGGGCAGCCAGGTGTGGAACGGCAAAGTGGCCGATTTGGCGAAGATCCCGATGGCAATCAGGGCGATGGCCAGCCCGGAGATCGGCAGGCCGCGCATCTCCAGCATGTTAAATGTCCCGCTCTGGACATAGACCAAAGCGAAGCCCAGCAGCATAAACACCGCGCCGCCGAAGGTCATCAAAAACGCCTTGTCGGCCTTGAGCACTATCTCCCGGTCCCTGAAGAAGCCGATCAGGCGCCAGGAGCAGATGCCGGTGATCTCCCAGAAGATGTACATCAATATCAGGTTGGCTGAAAAGACCAGCCCCATCATGCCGCCTAAAAAAAGAACCGCCATCAAGAAGTATTCCTGTTGATAATGGTAGTTCTTGATGTATCCCAGCGAGTAGATTATGATCAGGGTGCTGATCAGCGAGGAGGCGATGGCCATGAAGACCGACAGCCCGTCCACCACCAGGGTGGCGTTGACCCCCAGCCCCAGCGCCAGGTTAAAGACGTGGACCTCGCCCGAGAAGGCAGCCGGCAGCAGGGTCAGCGCAAAAAAGGTGGCGGCCAGGCCCAGCAGCACCGCCACCGCGTTGCGCAAGGGCTTGGAGACCAGGCCGAAAAGGGGAAGGGTGAAGCTTCCCAAAAGCGGGATCAGCACCGTGGCCCAAACCGAAAATTCCCAGCCCATATAAACTCCTATATATTTTGTAAAAATTTTAAGTAAA
Above is a genomic segment from candidate division TA06 bacterium containing:
- a CDS encoding NADH-quinone oxidoreductase subunit L — protein: MNPNILLIPILAPVLAGLAVLILPKGLKWVKEALAVAVSAIALYYAALIFKSGGVGLRLFLPWTSFGINFDLYAYHLPRFILLAAAGFGFLLTLYSAACMRDKWRAREFFAYFLITAGLANGAILANNFMVLLFFWEGLLVTLYGMITLGHKQSHITAAKALIISGLADFCLILGSVFLWSLTGTLTMSDVHYLQPTGLAGAAFILMALGAMAKAGVMPFHTWIPDAAIDAPLPFMAYLPAALEKLLGIYLLARISLEFFTIPMNSAMSLFLMTIGAITIVLAVMMALVQKDYKKLLSFHAISQVGYMILGIGTGVPIGIAGGIFHMLNNAMYKCALFLTGGAVEKEAGATELKKLGGLFKLMPVTAVCFWISALAISGVPPFNGFVSKEMVFHGAYETGYIIFPIAAWIGAIFTFASFLKLGHSTYFGRKSPEAPVQNVKETNWAMIAPMVAIALGCVAFGVFNKLPLKYLISPILEGRPIVEEGANLEFWHHSFAINWIVGVSMACLVIAYLIHQYGVKKGQGKAYLASEPIHNLPVLHTLYDLAEARVFDLYHWFVNGLVKSGAWAVWKAIDQGIDAIYEQAITFVGRFSIKVLKEYHNGLYANYLSWVVGGFALLAIYLAVLVK
- a CDS encoding NADH-quinone oxidoreductase subunit L produces the protein MGWEFSVWATVLIPLLGSFTLPLFGLVSKPLRNAVAVLLGLAATFFALTLLPAAFSGEVHVFNLALGLGVNATLVVDGLSVFMAIASSLISTLIIIYSLGYIKNYHYQQEYFLMAVLFLGGMMGLVFSANLILMYIFWEITGICSWRLIGFFRDREIVLKADKAFLMTFGGAVFMLLGFALVYVQSGTFNMLEMRGLPISGLAIALIAIGIFAKSATLPFHTWLPDAGVAPTPVTALLHAAVLVKIGVYAFARMFNFTFAIPADWQTILMTVGLISAMVSAAAALWDTNIKRILAYSTISQIGYIFMGLAAFNTIGMAGALLFILMHGLAKGGLFLAAGVIEHGAGTKDITKMGGLFKAMPITAVAFIMCIFSIVGIPPFGGFFSKFLVIQGIIKSGNIAIGSLAIFTALLTLVYLLRLFNLVFLGEARDHSIHAHHEGTPTMVWVVASLAFLSLAAGILVKYPMDLINIAVRDVMGNPAIHDIIGLVR